TGCTGGGTGTTCGATGGGCCGCGTCGTCTCTCGCCTGCTCCTCGTCGCCGTCCTGCTCACCCTGGGATTCGCCCTCGGCCGACGGGTCGGTGGCCACGCCGCCGAAGCCGGGCCGGCCCCCACCCCACCGCCGGCGGTCGAGGCGCGGGGCGACCTTGCCGCCGACGAGCAGGCGACCATCGCGCTCTTCCGCAACAGCTCGCCGTCGGTCGTCTACATCACCTCGCTTGCCGTGCGGCGGGATTTCCGGCTGAACGTCCTGGAGATCCCGCAGGGCGCCGGTTCGGGCTTCCTCTGGGACAGCGCCGGCCACGTGATCACCAACTTCCACGTCATCGAACACGCCGATGCCGCGCAGGTGACGCTCGCCGATCACTCCACCTGGGAGGCGCGCCTGGTCGGCGCAGCGCCCGAGAAGGACCTCGCCGTGTTGCGCATCGACGCCGGTGCCGAGCACTTGCGCCCGCTGCGCATCGGTCGCTCGAACGATCTGCAGGTCGGCCAGAAGGTCTTCGCCATCGGCAATCCGTTCGGCCTCGATCGCACGCTGACGACCGGGATCATCAGCGCGCTCGGGCGGGAGATCGATTCGGTTTCCGGCGTGCCGATTCGCGACGTCATCCAGACCGACGCGGCGATCAACCCCGGCAACTCCGGCGGACCGCTCCTCGACAGCTCCGGGAGCCTGATCGGTGTCAACACGGCGATCTACAGCCCGTCCGGGGCCTACGCCGGGATCGGTTTCGCCATTCCGGTCGACACGGTGCGTTGGGTAGTGCCCGACCTGATCCGGTACGGCAAGGTGCGGCGGCCGACCCTCGGCGTCCAGCTCGCCCCGGAAGGCGTGCGGCGCGAGTTGCGCCTCGAGGGGGCGCTGGTCATCGACGTGGTCGACGGGTCCGGGGCGGCGCGCGCCGGGATCGTGCCGACGCGGCGGGATCGATTCGGCCGTGTCGAGCTCGGCGACGTCATCGTGGCGGTCGGCGACGAGGCGGTGCGCTCGAGCGGCGATCTGCAGCTCGCGCTCGAGAAACGCCAGGTCGGCGAGAAGGTCCGCGTCTCGGTCGTCCGGGACGGCCGCCGCCGCGAGTTGCTCGTCGAGCTCGGCGAGGGTTCCTGACGGGAGGAAGACCGATGCAGGAAGGTGCGTTTCTCGAGCCGTGGCTCGGCCGGCTGCTGCCGCTGCTCTACGTCGACTCCGGCTGGTGGACGGCGTTCGGCCTCATCGGCAACGCGCTCTTCAGCTCCCGCTTCGTCATCCAGTGGTTGCACTCGGAGAAGAAGAAGGAGCTCGTCGTGCCGCCGATCTTCTGGCACCTCTCCTTCTGGGGAAGCGTCATCTCGCTCGTCTACGCCTTGCACGTCGACAAGCTGCCGATCATCCTCGGCTACGCCTTCCTCCCCGTGCTCTACGCCCGGAATCTCGTGCTCCTGCGCCGCGGCAAGACACCGCCGGCCAAGGGCTGAAGGCTCAGCCGGGAAACCTCCGTTCGGTTCGTCGCGGTAGAAGCGGACGAAGGTTTCCCGGCTCAGCGCTCGAGCTCGGCGAGCAGGCGGCGCACCGCCTCTTCCGCGCGCCGGGCGAGCTCGGCGCGCTGGTCGTGCGCCATCCCGGCGGTGGGGATCGGCTCGCCGATCGCCACCCGCACCCGGCCCGGACGAAAGCGGAAACCGCGCGGTGCCATGACCCGGCTCATCCCTTCGATCGCCACCGGCACGACCGGCACGCCGGCTTCGATCGCCGCGAGGAACCCACCATGCTTGAACGGCCGGAGCGTGCCGTCCGGGCTGCGCGTCCCCTCGGGGAAGGTGACGACGAGCTCCCCGCGGGCGAGCAGGGACGCCGCGACGCCGAGGCTGCGCAGCGCGGCCTGCCGGTCGTGGCGATCGACGAACACCATCCCCATCGCCGCGATGTACCAGCCGAGCAGCGGCACCCGGGCGAGCTCACGCTTGGCGACGAAGTGCAGTGCTCGCGGCACGACCTTGAACAGCACCGGAATGTCGAGGTAGGCGGAGTGGTTGGCGACGAGCAGGGCCCCGCCTGGCGCGCGTAGGCGTTCGACACCGCGCGCCTCCACCCAGACGGGACCGCTCGGCAGCAGCCCCGGCGCCCAGACGCGGCGGGCGAGCCAGAGCGACGCCCGCTTGCCGGCGAAGAGCGTCGCCAGGAAGGCCACGCTGATCCAGAAGGCCGTCCACCCGACGGTGAAGACGAACTGCACCAGGTTGACGACGCGCCAGAGCGCCTCCACCCCCAGGGCGCCCGGCTGCACCCGACTCTGCGGCTCGCTCACCGCGACGCCTCCAGACCGAGGATCGGGCGACGGCTCGCGGCGATCGCGGTGAGCGGATCGTCGGCAAGGCCGACGGCGTGCCGCCGTTGCGCGGCGTGAGCGATCATCGCCGCGTTGTCGCCCGAGAAGGGCAACGGCACCAGCCGCAGGGCGACGCCGTGCCGCTCGCACCATCCTGGCAACTCGCGGCGCAGCAGGCGATTGGCCGCCACGCCCCCGGAGACGGCGAGCAGCGGGATCGGTTGACGCCGATGCAGACGCTCGAGCCGGGAGAGCAACTGACCGACCGCCGCGGCCCGAAAGCCGGCGAGCAGGTCGAGCACCGGCGGCGGCAGCGGCGGCTCCTCGTCGAGCCGCGCGTCGACCGCAACGCCACGGTCGGCGAGCTTGCCGAGCGCCACGAGCGCCTGGGTCTTGAGCCCGGAGAAGGAGAAGAAGAGCTCGCCGCTTCCCGGCGACGCCACGGAGAGCGGCGCGGCGGCCGCGTCCCCGAGCTCGGCGAGGGCATCGACTCGCGGTCCCTGCGGATACGGAAGGCCGAGGCGCTTGCCGAGCTTGTCGAAAGCCTCGCCGATGGCATCGTCACGCGTCTCGGCGAGCAGACGCACCGACCCCTCGCCCACTTCGTAGAGCGACGTGTGCCCGCCCGAGACGATCAGGCCGACGAAGCGCTTGGGGAGCGCTTCGGCCGGCTCTCCCTCCGGGCGGAGAAACGGCGAGAAGAGATGCGCTTCGAGGTGATGGACGGCATGGAACGGACGGCCCAGGGCCCAGGCCGTCGCCTGACCGAACGAGAGACCGACGAGCAGCGCACCGACGAGGCCCGGACCGCTGGTGGCGGCGACGAGGTCGACATCGGCGAACGCCACGCCGGCGCGGGAAAAGGCCTCGCTCCGCACCGCCGGCCAGTTGTGCAGATGCTCGCGCGAGGCGATCTCGGGAACGACGCCGCCGTACGGGCGGTGCGCTGCAAGCTGGCTCGACACCACCGAGGCGAGCACGCGCCCGTCGGCATCGACGAGCGCGCAGGCGGTGTCGTCACAGGAGGTTTCGATGCCGAGCGCCAGGGGCCGTCGCACGACCGCGAAGCATAGCGTGCGCCGGCCCCGGGAGCCGCCGGCACTACTCCTTGGCGTCCTTCTGCTCTTTCTTGTCCTCGATGACCCGGACTTCGACCCGGCGCTTCCCACCGGCTTCGTCGCTCTGTTCGCGCAGGGCCTTGAGGACCTTGTCCCGCGTCGCGGCGTCGAGCTGCTTGAAGCTCGGCGAGGCCTGCAGACGCTCGATGACGCCGTCGATCATCGCACCGTGCATGTCGGGGCCACCGTGCATGACGAAGACCTCCTTGTCGCCGCCCGGTCCTCCGTCGCCTCGCATCCCGCGCTCCTCGACGTGGATCTCGCGGTGCGGCCCGCCATGCCCCATCCCCGCATGGTGTCCCCCGCCGTGGCGGCAGCACGAGCAGCCGCATCCCGGCCCCGGGCCGTCGTGCTCCATCCAGATCATCGGCTCGCCGCCCTCCCCATCGTGCCGGACCCTGCGCTCGACGATCCGGACCTCACCGTCATCGTCGGCGGCGAAGGCCATCGCGTGACCCTCACCGGCTACCGGAATGCGCATCTCCTTGCCCCCCGCCGCCTTGACGACGAGCTCGTCGCCCTGGCGCGTCACCGTCACCTTGCCGCCGTCGGCCGCGTTCGGCACGTCGCGTGTCTCGCCGTCCTTGAGCTCGCCGAGATTCTCGATCTCGACCTTCTGCTCACCCTTCGCGTCCTTGGTGACGAGGACGATCCGGGTCTTCTTCACCTCGTCCTTGCCGCCGTCCTTCGCCGCCAGGGGCGCCGTGTCGCTCGCCAGGGCGAGCAGGGGCAGGACGCCACCGACGAGCAAGGCTCCGGCGAACATCGCCAGGGCGTGGGTGCGGAATTGCAGTCGACCACTGGTCATGGGCTCTCTCTCCGTTCGCTGCCGGGGCGCTGAGCCGCCCCGGGACGAGGGCCTGAAGAGCAAGGGCGGTGCCAGCTCGAGCGGGCCGAGAGCGCGGAATCCGCTCCCCATCTGGAGAGATTCCACCCCATTCCGGGATCTCCCACCCGTCAGTGGGGCGACCGCGGAGCGTTCCGCGTCTAGACTCCGGGCGGGAGGTTTTGACCGTGAAAACCATCATCGAGCCGTTCCGGATCAAGGCCGTCGAGCCGATCCGTTTCACCACCGTCGACGAGCGGCGCGGGTTGATCGCCCGCGCCGGCTACAACCCGTTCCGCCTGCATGCCGAGGACGTGCTGATCGATCTGCTCACCGACTCCGGAACCTCGGCGATGAGCGCCGCCCAGTGGGCCGGCGTGATGCTGGGCGACGAGTCCTATGCCGGTGCGCGGAGCTTCTTCCGCTTCGAGGAGGCGGTGCGCAAGGTCTTCGGCTACAAGCACGTCATTCCGACGCACCAGGGGCGCGCCGCCGAGCGGCTGCTGTGCGCGGCAATCGTGCAACCCGGCCAGGTGGTCCCGGGCAACACGCACTTCGACACGACGCGCGCCAACATCGAGCATTCGCAGGCCACCGCGCTCGACCTGCCTTCGCCGGAAGCGCACGACCTCGAGAGCGACGCGCCGTTCAAGGGCAACATCGACCTCGACGAGCTCGAGGCCGCGCTGCTCCACCACGGTCGCGAGACGATTCCGTTCGTGCTCGTCACGGTCACCAACAACTCGCGGGGCGGCCAGCCGGTGTCGATGGCCAACCTGCGCGCCGCCCGCGAGCTTTGCGACCACTTCTCGGTGCCGTTGCTGATCGACGCTGCCCGCTTCGCCGAGAACGCCTACTTCATCAGGCTGCGCGAGCCGGGCTACGCCGACAAGAGCCCGTTCGACATCGCTCGCGAGATGTTCTCCCACGCCAGCGGGGCGATGATGAGCATGAAGAAGGACGCCTTCGGCAATATCGGCGGCGTCATCGCGCTCGACGACGACCGCTGGGCCGAGGCGCTGCGGACCAACCTGATCCTCACCGAAGGGTTCACCACCTACGGCGGGCTCGCCGGACGCGATCTCGAAGCGCTCGCCATCGGGCTCGAGGAGATCCTCGACGAGGACTACCTGCGCTATCGCATCGCCTCGACCGCCTATGTCGGACGGCACCTCGACGAGAACGGCGTGCCGGTGCTCAAGCCGTTCGGCGGCCACGCCATCTATCTCGACGCCCGGCGCTTCTGCCCGCACCTGCCCGACGAGCTGTTGCCCGGCTGGGCGCTCTCGGTGGCGATGTACGAGGAGCTCGGCGCGCGCGCCTGCGAGATCGGCAACGTGATGTTCGGCACTCCGGACCCGAAAACGGGCGTCTGGAGCTGGCCCGAGCTCGACCTCGTTCGGCTGGCGATCCCCCGCCGCGTCTACACGCAGAGCCACATGGACTACCTCGTCGAAGGGTTGGTCGAGCTCTACGGTCGGCGCGATTCGATCCGCGGGCTGCGTTTCGTCGAACGCCCGGAGGTGCTGCCGCACTTCTCGGCCACCTTCGCTCCAGCCGAGGTGGCCGTGGGGGTCCCGAAATAGGGAGATCGGTCCGGAAAGCGGGAGACGATCAGTCGCCGTCGAGCCCGAACTTCTCGAGGCGATAGAGAAACGCCTTGTAGGGCAGGTCGAGCAGCCGCGCGGCTCGCGCGCGATTGCCCTGGGCGAGATCGAGCGCCTGCCGCAGGCAGTCCTTCTCGTGCTCTTCCCAGGCGAGACCGGTCGGCGGCAGGCGGAAGCCGCCGTCTCCCGGGGGCCGGCCGGCGAGCTCCGGCGGAAGGTCTTCGGCCCGGATGCGGCCGTCTTCGGCCAGCAGGACGAGTCGCTCCACGACATTGGCAAGCTCCCGGGCATTGCCCGGCCAGGCGTGTTCGAGCAGGCGGCGCATCACGGTCGGCGGGAGGGCCGCCACCGGGATTCCATGGCGTCGCGCCGCCCGCTCCGCGAAGTGCCGGGCAAGCAACGGCACGTCCTCGCGCCGTTCGCGCAGCGGCGGCAGGGCGAGCGGCACCACGTTGAGCCGGTAGAAGAGATCCTGGCGGAACCTGCCGGCCGCCGCGTCCGCGGCGAGGTCGCGGTTGGTCGCCGCGATCAGTCGCGGCGCCGCCGGCACCTCGTGGTGACCGCCGAGCCGTTGGACTCGCCCTTCCTGCAGCGCTCGCAGGAGCTTCGGTTGCAGCGGCAACGGCAGCTCCCCGACCTCGTCGAGGAAGAGCGTCCCCTCGTGCGCCTGCTCGAACCGCCCGGGGCGCATCCGATCCGCCCCGGTGAAGGCGCCCTTCTCGACGCCGAAGAACTCGGACTCGAGCAGGTTCTCCGGCACTGCGGCGCAGTTGACCGCGACGAACGGTGCGGTCCGGCGGCGGGAGAGGGCATGCAAGGCGCGGGCGACGAGCTCCTTGCCGGTGCCGCTCTCCCCGGTGAGCAGGATCGTCGCGTCGGTCGCCGCCAGGCGCTCGACCTGGCGGAAGAGCTTCTGCATCGCCGGCGCCCGACCCAGCAGGTCGACCAGCCGATCGCGATCGGCCACCTCCTCGACGAGCCGGCGGTTCTCTGCCGCCAGACGGCGGGCGCGCAAGGCCCGCTCGAGCGCGAGCAGCAGCGCCTGGCGCTCGAACGGCTTCGGCAGGTAGTCGTCCGCTCCCGCCCGCACCGCCTCGACCGCATGGGCGATGGTGCCGTACGCCGTCACCATGACGACGGCGGTCTCCGGGTCGCGCTCCTTGACCTCGGCGAGCAGCGAGAGCCCGTCGCGACCCGGGAGCTTCCAGTCGGAGAGCACGAGATCGACCGGTGCGCGCGCGAGCTCTGCCGAAGCCGCCTCCGCCGAGAGACAACCGCGCACGAGGTAGCCCGCGCCGACAAGGAGCGCCGACACGAGCTCGAGCTGATCGGCCTCGTCCTCGACGACCAGGATCCGCTCGT
This genomic window from Holophagales bacterium contains:
- a CDS encoding trypsin-like peptidase domain-containing protein, with the translated sequence MGRVVSRLLLVAVLLTLGFALGRRVGGHAAEAGPAPTPPPAVEARGDLAADEQATIALFRNSSPSVVYITSLAVRRDFRLNVLEIPQGAGSGFLWDSAGHVITNFHVIEHADAAQVTLADHSTWEARLVGAAPEKDLAVLRIDAGAEHLRPLRIGRSNDLQVGQKVFAIGNPFGLDRTLTTGIISALGREIDSVSGVPIRDVIQTDAAINPGNSGGPLLDSSGSLIGVNTAIYSPSGAYAGIGFAIPVDTVRWVVPDLIRYGKVRRPTLGVQLAPEGVRRELRLEGALVIDVVDGSGAARAGIVPTRRDRFGRVELGDVIVAVGDEAVRSSGDLQLALEKRQVGEKVRVSVVRDGRRRELLVELGEGS
- a CDS encoding lipid-A-disaccharide synthase N-terminal domain-containing protein yields the protein MQEGAFLEPWLGRLLPLLYVDSGWWTAFGLIGNALFSSRFVIQWLHSEKKKELVVPPIFWHLSFWGSVISLVYALHVDKLPIILGYAFLPVLYARNLVLLRRGKTPPAKG
- a CDS encoding 1-acyl-sn-glycerol-3-phosphate acyltransferase, with the translated sequence MSEPQSRVQPGALGVEALWRVVNLVQFVFTVGWTAFWISVAFLATLFAGKRASLWLARRVWAPGLLPSGPVWVEARGVERLRAPGGALLVANHSAYLDIPVLFKVVPRALHFVAKRELARVPLLGWYIAAMGMVFVDRHDRQAALRSLGVAASLLARGELVVTFPEGTRSPDGTLRPFKHGGFLAAIEAGVPVVPVAIEGMSRVMAPRGFRFRPGRVRVAIGEPIPTAGMAHDQRAELARRAEEAVRRLLAELER
- the tsaD gene encoding tRNA (adenosine(37)-N6)-threonylcarbamoyltransferase complex transferase subunit TsaD; its protein translation is MALGIETSCDDTACALVDADGRVLASVVSSQLAAHRPYGGVVPEIASREHLHNWPAVRSEAFSRAGVAFADVDLVAATSGPGLVGALLVGLSFGQATAWALGRPFHAVHHLEAHLFSPFLRPEGEPAEALPKRFVGLIVSGGHTSLYEVGEGSVRLLAETRDDAIGEAFDKLGKRLGLPYPQGPRVDALAELGDAAAAPLSVASPGSGELFFSFSGLKTQALVALGKLADRGVAVDARLDEEPPLPPPVLDLLAGFRAAAVGQLLSRLERLHRRQPIPLLAVSGGVAANRLLRRELPGWCERHGVALRLVPLPFSGDNAAMIAHAAQRRHAVGLADDPLTAIAASRRPILGLEASR
- a CDS encoding tryptophanase, which produces MKTIIEPFRIKAVEPIRFTTVDERRGLIARAGYNPFRLHAEDVLIDLLTDSGTSAMSAAQWAGVMLGDESYAGARSFFRFEEAVRKVFGYKHVIPTHQGRAAERLLCAAIVQPGQVVPGNTHFDTTRANIEHSQATALDLPSPEAHDLESDAPFKGNIDLDELEAALLHHGRETIPFVLVTVTNNSRGGQPVSMANLRAARELCDHFSVPLLIDAARFAENAYFIRLREPGYADKSPFDIAREMFSHASGAMMSMKKDAFGNIGGVIALDDDRWAEALRTNLILTEGFTTYGGLAGRDLEALAIGLEEILDEDYLRYRIASTAYVGRHLDENGVPVLKPFGGHAIYLDARRFCPHLPDELLPGWALSVAMYEELGARACEIGNVMFGTPDPKTGVWSWPELDLVRLAIPRRVYTQSHMDYLVEGLVELYGRRDSIRGLRFVERPEVLPHFSATFAPAEVAVGVPK
- a CDS encoding sigma-54-dependent Fis family transcriptional regulator yields the protein MADERILVVEDEADQLELVSALLVGAGYLVRGCLSAEAASAELARAPVDLVLSDWKLPGRDGLSLLAEVKERDPETAVVMVTAYGTIAHAVEAVRAGADDYLPKPFERQALLLALERALRARRLAAENRRLVEEVADRDRLVDLLGRAPAMQKLFRQVERLAATDATILLTGESGTGKELVARALHALSRRRTAPFVAVNCAAVPENLLESEFFGVEKGAFTGADRMRPGRFEQAHEGTLFLDEVGELPLPLQPKLLRALQEGRVQRLGGHHEVPAAPRLIAATNRDLAADAAAGRFRQDLFYRLNVVPLALPPLRERREDVPLLARHFAERAARRHGIPVAALPPTVMRRLLEHAWPGNARELANVVERLVLLAEDGRIRAEDLPPELAGRPPGDGGFRLPPTGLAWEEHEKDCLRQALDLAQGNRARAARLLDLPYKAFLYRLEKFGLDGD